The following proteins are encoded in a genomic region of Polynucleobacter paludilacus:
- the phaR gene encoding polyhydroxyalkanoate synthesis repressor PhaR produces MATRAKRVGEERLIKKYPNRRLYDTQTSTYVTLSDIKGLVMANAVFKVLDAKTEEDLTRNILLQIILEEEAGGAPVFSSQTLSQIIRFYGNSMQGLMGNYLEKTMQSFVDIHNKLSDQSKGMGSNAPDAWSQLLSMQNPLMQNLMGTYMDQSKDLFVKMQEQMQGSQGLFGNFPFTPQTKSAEKE; encoded by the coding sequence ATGGCTACCCGCGCAAAACGAGTTGGTGAAGAGCGATTGATCAAGAAGTATCCAAATCGTCGCCTCTACGATACTCAAACGAGCACCTACGTCACCTTAAGTGACATTAAAGGTCTGGTGATGGCCAATGCAGTCTTCAAAGTGCTGGATGCTAAAACTGAGGAAGATCTGACACGCAATATTTTGCTACAGATCATTCTGGAGGAGGAGGCGGGTGGTGCACCTGTTTTCTCAAGCCAAACGCTTTCTCAAATCATCCGCTTTTACGGAAACTCCATGCAAGGTCTCATGGGTAATTACCTCGAAAAGACTATGCAGTCTTTTGTTGATATCCATAACAAGCTCAGTGACCAATCCAAGGGAATGGGCTCTAACGCTCCCGATGCTTGGTCTCAGCTACTGAGTATGCAAAATCCGCTCATGCAGAACCTGATGGGTACCTATATGGATCAAAGTAAAGATTTGTTCGTGAAGATGCAAGAGCAAATGCAAGGATCGCAGGGCCTATTTGGCAACTTCCCCTTTACCCCCCAAACCAAATCAGCAGAAAAAGAATAA
- the alr gene encoding alanine racemase, with protein MTRPILAAIDTAAFEHNLAKIRGLAPESKIWCVIKARAYGHGLEAALKGLGSTDGFAVLDLEDARFLRNHGWQGRILLLEGLFHENELILAHELTCDVVIHCENQVTWLEGFEAQPHTRMNVFLKMNTGMNRLGFKPDVYRTAFHRLHAAGYHMHHMTHFANADQLDRSPTVDEQLESFHLGIDGLPGSTSYGNSATILWHRNTLGDWVRPGVILYGVSPSGINADIEHSGLKPVMSLVSEIIAIQDLSIGDRVGYGGIYEAREPMRIGIVACGYADGYPRHAKEGSPVWVTDPSMMNGGMICPIVGRISMDMITIDLRGAANAQIGTSVELWGTHVPVDVLAQHSGTIGYELICAVAPRVPVKII; from the coding sequence ATGACCAGACCTATTTTGGCTGCTATTGATACTGCTGCATTTGAGCATAATTTGGCCAAAATAAGGGGCTTGGCTCCAGAGTCTAAGATTTGGTGCGTGATTAAGGCCAGGGCCTACGGCCACGGTCTAGAGGCTGCCCTCAAGGGCCTGGGCTCTACCGATGGGTTTGCCGTTCTGGATTTAGAGGATGCCCGTTTCCTCAGAAATCATGGCTGGCAGGGCAGAATTTTGCTTTTAGAGGGTCTCTTTCATGAAAATGAGCTCATTCTTGCCCATGAGCTGACTTGTGATGTGGTGATTCATTGCGAAAATCAAGTGACTTGGTTGGAGGGTTTTGAAGCGCAGCCACATACGAGAATGAATGTGTTTTTGAAGATGAATACCGGAATGAACCGTCTGGGTTTTAAACCTGATGTCTATCGAACTGCTTTTCATCGTCTTCATGCTGCTGGCTATCACATGCATCACATGACGCACTTTGCGAATGCCGATCAACTAGATCGTTCCCCTACAGTAGATGAGCAATTGGAATCCTTTCATCTCGGTATTGATGGCTTACCAGGGTCTACCTCCTACGGTAATTCAGCCACGATTCTTTGGCATCGCAATACCTTAGGGGATTGGGTCAGGCCGGGTGTAATTTTGTATGGCGTTTCACCTTCGGGCATTAACGCTGACATAGAGCACAGCGGCCTAAAGCCAGTAATGTCTCTAGTAAGCGAAATTATTGCAATACAAGATTTGTCGATTGGCGATCGCGTTGGTTATGGTGGAATTTATGAGGCACGTGAGCCAATGCGGATTGGTATTGTTGCCTGTGGTTACGCTGATGGTTACCCAAGACATGCCAAAGAAGGCAGTCCAGTTTGGGTCACTGATCCATCGATGATGAATGGCGGAATGATTTGCCCGATTGTGGGTCGAATATCGATGGATATGATCACAATTGATTTAAGAGGCGCAGCAAATGCTCAAATAGGTACAAGTGTTGAGCTTTGGGGTACACATGTACCTGTGGATGTTCTTGCGCAACATAGTGGCACTATTGGTTATGAGCTGATCTGTGCAGTTGCGCCCAGGGTCCCGGTCAAGATTATTTAA
- a CDS encoding 3-ketoacyl-ACP reductase produces the protein MSQKIAYVTGGMGGIGTAICQRLAKDGFKVIAGCGPNSPRKDRWLGEQKALGFDFIASEGNVSDWDSTVAAFDKVKAEVGRVDVLINNAGITRDGVFRKMTPDAWKAVIDTNLNSLFNVTKQVIDGMCDNNWGRIINISSVNGQKGQFGQCNYSTAKAGLHGFTMALAQEVATKGVTVNTVSPGYVGTDMVKAIREDVLEKIVAGIPVKRLGTPDEIASICCWIASGDSGYATGADFSLNGGIHTG, from the coding sequence ATGTCACAAAAAATTGCCTACGTTACAGGTGGTATGGGTGGAATTGGAACAGCTATTTGCCAAAGACTGGCCAAGGATGGTTTCAAAGTGATTGCGGGTTGTGGTCCGAACTCGCCACGCAAAGATCGATGGCTCGGTGAGCAAAAGGCTTTAGGATTTGACTTCATTGCGTCTGAGGGTAACGTATCTGACTGGGATAGTACTGTGGCAGCCTTCGATAAAGTGAAGGCTGAAGTCGGTCGCGTTGATGTGTTGATCAATAACGCTGGCATTACTCGAGATGGCGTATTCCGTAAGATGACGCCTGATGCATGGAAGGCCGTGATCGATACCAACCTCAATTCATTATTTAATGTCACCAAGCAAGTGATCGATGGCATGTGCGACAACAACTGGGGTCGTATTATTAATATTTCTTCTGTTAATGGACAAAAGGGTCAGTTTGGACAGTGCAACTATTCCACTGCTAAAGCAGGTTTGCATGGTTTCACGATGGCTTTGGCTCAAGAGGTTGCCACTAAAGGCGTAACCGTCAATACAGTTTCCCCTGGCTATGTGGGCACAGACATGGTGAAGGCCATTCGTGAAGATGTACTCGAAAAGATCGTGGCTGGCATTCCAGTGAAGCGTTTGGGCACCCCAGATGAAATCGCTTCTATTTGTTGCTGGATTGCCTCTGGCGATAGTGGGTATGCAACTGGCGCAGACTTTTCGCTGAATGGCGGCATTCATACTGGCTAA
- a CDS encoding RluA family pseudouridine synthase has product MALPETPESNPSDYIDEEDFIALEIPMEGGGERLDKALATLLPEYSRNRLKSWVEAGAVTVDGKVTKARFMLRGGESIKVFPQEMPEQFAFTPENISLDVVYEDSSMIVINKPVGLVVHPAAGNWRGTLLNALLFHYPELKYLPRAGIVHRLDKDTSGLMVVARTAEAQTALVRQLQERAVNRRYLAWVWGSTPSQGKVLASVGRDQRDRLKMAAGVSQGKPAATQFRRLAQGHFQDHPISLLECRLETGRTHQIRVHLESLGFPLIGDPVYRKKIPGIAKAIGLERQALHAFALGLEHPATHQVMAWFQLPPADLMGLMTQLHLNETDLPSESATISSMGNAN; this is encoded by the coding sequence GTGGCATTGCCGGAAACTCCTGAATCGAATCCCTCTGATTATATCGACGAAGAGGATTTCATTGCCCTGGAAATCCCCATGGAGGGTGGTGGGGAACGCCTGGATAAGGCTTTGGCGACCTTATTGCCTGAATATTCTCGAAATCGCTTGAAGTCCTGGGTTGAGGCAGGGGCGGTTACGGTGGATGGTAAGGTAACTAAGGCTCGATTTATGCTACGTGGTGGTGAGAGCATTAAGGTTTTTCCACAAGAAATGCCCGAGCAGTTTGCCTTTACCCCAGAGAATATTTCTCTCGATGTGGTTTATGAAGACTCAAGCATGATTGTGATCAATAAACCAGTGGGTTTAGTGGTTCATCCAGCTGCTGGTAATTGGCGTGGAACCTTGCTCAATGCCTTACTGTTTCATTACCCAGAGCTGAAGTATTTACCCAGGGCAGGGATTGTGCATCGATTGGATAAAGATACCTCCGGCCTGATGGTGGTAGCACGAACCGCAGAAGCGCAAACGGCATTAGTTCGCCAACTTCAAGAGAGGGCTGTAAACCGTCGCTATTTAGCCTGGGTATGGGGTAGTACACCAAGTCAAGGCAAGGTGCTTGCATCAGTGGGGCGCGATCAACGAGATCGACTCAAAATGGCTGCAGGTGTTTCCCAGGGCAAGCCAGCCGCTACGCAATTTCGTCGTTTAGCCCAAGGCCACTTTCAAGATCACCCAATTTCACTATTGGAGTGTCGCTTGGAGACAGGGAGGACACATCAAATTAGAGTGCACCTAGAATCTTTAGGCTTTCCATTGATAGGTGATCCTGTCTATCGGAAAAAAATTCCAGGGATTGCTAAGGCCATCGGACTTGAAAGACAGGCTCTCCACGCATTCGCTCTGGGCTTAGAGCATCCCGCAACGCATCAAGTAATGGCTTGGTTTCAGTTACCTCCAGCCGATTTAATGGGATTGATGACACAGCTTCACTTGAACGAAACAGACTTGCCCTCTGAGTCGGCCACGATTTCCTCAATGGGTAATGCCAATTAA
- the pgeF gene encoding peptidoglycan editing factor PgeF, with the protein MDLISADWPAPKRVHTTVTLRTNGHSVGSYNSLNLGDHVGDDPSAVLLNRQLLRAVLPSEPLWMRQTHGTLVSTTLSRVKESMLLEADAAVTNQTNEVLAVLTADCLPVFFCSADGQNIGVAHAGWRGLCAGILENTVSALVEQAAGLTPSALMAWLGPAIGQNHFEVGKEVLESFAQRDFEINPQTFQPIPQKPGKYLANLDLLAHQALKRVGIQNIYGGGLCTYAQSSRFFSHRRDGVSGRFASLIWIEP; encoded by the coding sequence ATGGACCTCATTTCAGCTGATTGGCCAGCACCCAAGAGAGTGCACACCACGGTTACTCTTCGAACTAATGGCCATAGTGTGGGCTCATACAATTCATTGAATTTAGGTGACCATGTGGGGGATGATCCGAGTGCAGTATTACTCAATCGTCAATTGCTGAGAGCAGTTTTGCCCAGTGAACCTCTTTGGATGCGGCAAACTCATGGAACTTTAGTGAGTACGACTTTATCTAGAGTAAAGGAGTCAATGTTGCTAGAGGCAGATGCGGCAGTGACCAATCAAACGAATGAGGTGCTGGCCGTTTTAACTGCAGACTGCCTGCCTGTATTTTTTTGTAGTGCAGATGGTCAGAACATTGGGGTAGCGCATGCAGGCTGGCGCGGTCTTTGTGCTGGCATTTTAGAAAATACTGTGAGTGCTCTAGTTGAGCAGGCAGCGGGCTTAACCCCATCAGCATTGATGGCCTGGCTTGGTCCGGCCATTGGTCAAAACCATTTTGAGGTGGGTAAAGAGGTGCTTGAGTCATTTGCCCAGCGTGATTTTGAGATCAACCCGCAAACTTTTCAGCCAATCCCACAAAAGCCTGGGAAGTATTTAGCCAATCTGGATCTGCTAGCCCATCAGGCCCTTAAAAGGGTTGGGATACAGAATATCTATGGTGGGGGTTTGTGCACCTATGCCCAGTCCAGTCGCTTCTTTTCACACCGTAGAGATGGCGTTTCAGGACGCTTTGCATCGCTAATCTGGATAGAGCCTTGA
- the rimO gene encoding 30S ribosomal protein S12 methylthiotransferase RimO, which translates to MAGKVGFVSLGCPKALVDSELILTQLSAEGYETAKDYSGADLVVVNTCGFIDSAVEESLNAIGEALAENGKVIVTGCLGARKNADGSDLIQSIHPKVLAVTGPHATDEVMQAIHQHLPKPHDPFTDLLPPIGVKLTPKHYAYLKISEGCNHRCTFCIIPSMRGDLVSRPIGEVLLEAERLFESGVKELLVVSQDTSAYGVDIQYRTGFWDGKPVKTRLFDLVNALNAIARKHQAWVRLHYVYPYPHVDEILPLMAEFSDHGYGVLPYLDIPLQHAHPDVLKRMKRPASGEKNLERIQAWRAACPDLVIRSTFIAGFPGETEEEFQYLLDFLDEAEIDRAGCFAYSPVAGAAANELANPVPEAIRNERQARFMEKAEEISIHRLTKKLGKRIQILIDRVDEAGGIGRTAGDAPEIDGLVRVLPPSKPSKRYRAGEFVRATVIEAQGHDLIAET; encoded by the coding sequence GTGGCAGGAAAAGTTGGCTTTGTATCCTTAGGCTGCCCTAAGGCTTTAGTTGATTCTGAACTCATCCTCACGCAATTAAGCGCTGAAGGGTACGAGACGGCTAAGGATTATTCCGGTGCTGACTTAGTCGTGGTCAATACCTGCGGGTTCATCGATTCTGCCGTTGAAGAAAGCTTAAATGCGATTGGTGAAGCCCTTGCTGAGAACGGCAAAGTGATTGTCACGGGCTGTCTTGGCGCCCGTAAGAATGCGGATGGTTCAGATCTCATTCAGAGTATTCATCCGAAGGTTCTTGCAGTAACCGGCCCTCACGCTACTGATGAGGTCATGCAGGCCATTCATCAACATCTCCCTAAACCACATGATCCCTTTACCGATCTCTTGCCACCGATCGGGGTCAAGTTAACTCCAAAGCACTATGCGTACTTGAAAATCTCAGAAGGCTGCAATCATCGCTGTACCTTCTGCATTATTCCAAGCATGCGGGGTGATTTAGTTTCACGACCAATTGGTGAGGTATTACTGGAAGCAGAAAGACTCTTTGAGTCAGGTGTAAAAGAATTACTCGTTGTTTCTCAAGACACTAGTGCCTATGGTGTCGACATTCAATATCGCACCGGTTTTTGGGACGGCAAGCCAGTGAAAACTCGCTTGTTTGATTTAGTGAATGCCTTGAATGCGATTGCTCGTAAACATCAAGCCTGGGTCAGACTGCACTACGTTTACCCATATCCTCATGTTGATGAGATCCTGCCCTTGATGGCAGAGTTTTCAGATCATGGTTATGGTGTCTTGCCTTATTTAGATATTCCTTTGCAACATGCTCATCCTGATGTGCTGAAACGCATGAAGCGACCTGCTAGTGGTGAGAAAAACCTCGAGCGCATTCAGGCATGGCGTGCTGCTTGTCCCGATTTGGTTATTCGCAGTACCTTCATCGCTGGCTTTCCAGGTGAAACTGAGGAAGAGTTTCAGTATTTACTGGATTTCCTGGATGAGGCCGAGATTGATCGCGCTGGCTGTTTTGCCTATTCACCAGTGGCCGGTGCCGCCGCTAATGAGTTAGCCAACCCCGTGCCAGAGGCAATCCGCAATGAACGGCAAGCCCGATTTATGGAAAAAGCCGAAGAAATCTCGATTCACCGTTTGACAAAGAAGCTTGGTAAACGCATTCAGATCTTGATTGACCGAGTAGATGAAGCAGGCGGAATCGGTCGAACCGCTGGCGATGCCCCTGAAATTGATGGTTTGGTGAGGGTTTTGCCCCCAAGCAAGCCTTCTAAGCGTTATCGAGCTGGCGAATTTGTCCGTGCGACGGTAATTGAGGCCCAAGGGCATGACCTAATAGCCGAGACTTGA
- the lplT gene encoding lysophospholipid transporter LplT: protein MNRSFYTIMAAQFFSSLADNALLIAAIALLVQLQAPAWMTPLLKLFFVLSYVLLAAFVGAFADSRPKGNVMFITNTIKFVGCVFMLCGAHPLISYAIVGLGAAAYSPAKYGILTELLPPEKLVAANGWIEGLTVSSIILGTVLGGILISSNVSSSLLSFDMPMIDTGIDTPAESAILITMFIYLIAALINLRIPDTGARYLAQKTNPIELIKDFAHCFVTLWNDRLGQISLAVTTLFWGAGATLQFIVIKWAEVSLHMNLSQGAILQAITAVGVAGGAVWAAWRVPLRKSLTVLPYGIAMGVVVSTLALYNSDMLPDLVLVNFYSLKLHLNLLPAYFLLMLVGCLAGYFVVPMNALLQHRGHVLMSAGHSIAVQNFNENISVLLMLASYSLLIWLDFPVKYVIIGFGLVVCLIMYLVMRRHKANQAEYDSLHLIGEHKH, encoded by the coding sequence ATGAACCGTAGTTTTTACACCATTATGGCGGCGCAATTTTTTTCGTCGCTCGCCGACAATGCCTTGCTCATTGCAGCAATCGCTCTTCTGGTCCAGCTTCAAGCTCCGGCCTGGATGACCCCTTTACTGAAATTATTCTTTGTCTTGTCCTATGTATTGCTGGCCGCTTTTGTTGGCGCCTTCGCTGATTCGAGGCCCAAAGGCAATGTGATGTTCATTACCAACACCATTAAATTTGTTGGGTGCGTCTTTATGCTCTGTGGCGCACATCCACTGATCTCATATGCAATAGTAGGTTTGGGGGCGGCAGCCTACTCGCCAGCCAAATATGGAATATTGACTGAACTATTGCCACCAGAAAAACTTGTTGCGGCGAACGGCTGGATTGAAGGCTTAACCGTTAGCTCGATCATTTTGGGCACTGTTCTGGGCGGCATTCTGATTAGCAGCAATGTTTCCAGTTCACTTCTGAGCTTTGATATGCCCATGATTGATACCGGGATCGATACCCCTGCCGAATCAGCGATCTTGATCACTATGTTTATCTATCTGATTGCAGCACTGATTAATTTACGCATTCCTGATACGGGCGCACGTTACCTAGCGCAAAAGACCAATCCCATAGAGCTCATTAAAGATTTTGCCCACTGCTTTGTGACACTCTGGAATGACCGTTTAGGTCAAATTTCCCTAGCAGTGACAACACTCTTCTGGGGTGCAGGCGCCACCCTCCAATTCATCGTCATTAAGTGGGCAGAAGTATCTTTGCATATGAATTTATCGCAAGGCGCTATTTTGCAAGCCATCACTGCTGTAGGAGTCGCTGGCGGCGCAGTATGGGCTGCTTGGCGGGTACCTTTGCGTAAATCTCTAACAGTGTTGCCTTACGGCATCGCCATGGGTGTGGTGGTAAGTACCCTCGCCTTGTATAACTCTGACATGTTGCCCGATCTTGTCTTGGTCAATTTTTACTCCTTGAAGCTTCATCTGAATCTGTTGCCAGCGTATTTCTTGCTCATGCTAGTGGGTTGTTTAGCAGGATATTTTGTCGTTCCAATGAATGCGCTGCTTCAACATCGAGGTCATGTACTGATGTCGGCTGGACATTCAATTGCAGTCCAGAACTTCAATGAGAATATTTCAGTGCTATTGATGCTGGCAAGCTATTCACTACTGATTTGGCTTGATTTTCCAGTAAAGTACGTCATCATTGGCTTTGGTCTAGTGGTCTGCTTAATCATGTATTTGGTCATGCGCCGACATAAAGCAAACCAAGCTGAATATGACTCTCTGCATCTGATTGGTGAGCACAAGCACTAA
- a CDS encoding outer membrane protein assembly factor BamD, translating into MSDVISDASLRLAAAIQKIVSIRQGRRALSLLLIVSGTLLLGACAGSDGQKDDADIWSESRLYSEATDKLNDADYAKCGKYFDKLEARFPFGPYSQQAQINAAYCYWKAQEQAQALVAIDRFIKLYQGSPNLDYAYYLKGLITFNDDLGWLGKFTGQDLSERDPKAAKEAFESFKTVVVRFPDSKYAPDSIDRMRYIVNSLADADVIVARYYYQRGAYLAAANRAQLVIRDYDRAPAVEEALYILIKSYNKLDMPELSADAERVFKLNFPDSQMLITGQRVKKEKRWWQIWVKESDGQIK; encoded by the coding sequence ATGTCCGACGTAATTTCAGACGCCAGTTTAAGGCTTGCCGCTGCTATTCAGAAAATTGTTTCTATAAGACAGGGTCGTCGGGCGCTATCTCTTCTCCTCATTGTTAGCGGCACTTTATTGCTAGGCGCCTGCGCTGGTAGCGATGGTCAAAAGGATGATGCAGATATTTGGTCTGAGTCGCGTTTGTATTCTGAAGCTACCGACAAACTCAATGATGCCGATTATGCAAAATGTGGCAAATATTTTGACAAACTCGAGGCACGCTTTCCATTTGGGCCGTATTCACAACAAGCACAAATTAATGCAGCCTATTGCTACTGGAAAGCCCAAGAGCAAGCCCAAGCATTGGTAGCGATTGATCGATTTATTAAGCTTTATCAAGGCAGCCCTAATTTAGATTACGCCTATTACCTCAAAGGCTTAATTACCTTTAATGATGATTTGGGTTGGCTAGGTAAATTTACTGGTCAAGATCTGAGTGAGCGTGACCCAAAAGCAGCCAAAGAAGCCTTCGAGTCTTTCAAAACGGTTGTTGTCCGTTTTCCTGATAGTAAATATGCGCCCGACTCAATCGATCGGATGCGTTACATCGTCAATTCATTGGCGGATGCTGATGTGATTGTGGCTCGTTATTACTATCAACGAGGCGCTTACTTGGCTGCAGCCAATCGTGCACAACTCGTCATCCGAGACTACGATCGCGCACCCGCCGTTGAAGAGGCGCTCTATATTTTGATTAAGTCCTACAATAAATTGGATATGCCTGAGTTAAGTGCTGACGCTGAGCGTGTATTTAAATTGAACTTCCCTGACAGCCAGATGCTGATTACAGGTCAGCGCGTCAAAAAGGAAAAAAGATGGTGGCAAATCTGGGTTAAAGAGAGCGACGGTCAAATTAAATAA
- the phaC gene encoding class I poly(R)-hydroxyalkanoic acid synthase codes for MNQTTSPALAPHHMALIPPERLVEIQKQYFEELSHLATNPDAIEIKDRRFSGQAWHSTWSKTIAASYLLNSKHLLALAHAVETDDKSKHRIVFTTEQMIDAMSPANFIATNPEVLENIISSQGQSIQNGISNLISDLKKGKVSQTDETAFEIGKNLATTEGAVVFRNNLFELIQYSPLTETVYERPLLMVPPCINKYYILDLQPDNSMVRYLVEQGHTIFLVSWKNPDDAMSQVTWDDYVGEGVIQAIEVAKAISGTEQINVLGFCVGGTLTASALAVLAARKKKLVTSLTLLTTLLDFSDTGILDIFVDEGSVKLRENTIGGQSGNFGMMSGLELGNTFSFLRPNDLVWNYVVENYLKGKSPPPFDLLYWNGDSTNLPGAMYCWYLRHTYLQNELIKPNKLTICGEKVDLGTIDCPAYIYASHDDHIVPWKSAYQSTHLLKGKNRFVLGASGHIAGVINPPSKNKRHYFVNEKLVKTADAWFAAAKDERGSWWPDYINWLAPFGGEKKAASKILGNKSYPKLIAAPGKYVKEKISEQK; via the coding sequence ATGAATCAAACTACCTCACCCGCCTTGGCCCCTCATCATATGGCCCTCATTCCGCCCGAGCGCTTGGTTGAAATTCAAAAACAATATTTTGAAGAGTTATCGCACCTAGCTACCAATCCCGATGCAATCGAAATTAAGGATCGCCGCTTTTCAGGCCAAGCATGGCATTCCACTTGGAGTAAAACAATTGCCGCTAGTTATTTGTTGAACTCAAAACATCTATTGGCTTTAGCTCATGCAGTCGAGACTGACGATAAATCGAAGCATCGTATTGTGTTCACCACTGAGCAAATGATTGATGCAATGTCGCCTGCCAATTTCATTGCAACAAATCCAGAGGTCTTGGAGAACATCATTAGTTCACAAGGGCAATCCATTCAGAATGGTATTAGCAACCTGATAAGCGATCTCAAAAAAGGGAAAGTCTCACAGACCGATGAAACCGCTTTTGAAATCGGTAAGAATTTAGCAACCACTGAGGGTGCTGTTGTATTTCGAAATAATTTATTTGAATTGATTCAGTATTCGCCACTGACTGAAACGGTTTATGAGCGACCTCTGCTGATGGTTCCGCCTTGTATTAACAAGTACTACATATTGGATTTGCAACCCGATAATTCTATGGTTCGTTATTTGGTGGAGCAGGGCCATACGATTTTCTTGGTGTCCTGGAAAAATCCCGATGATGCAATGAGTCAAGTCACCTGGGATGATTATGTTGGTGAAGGAGTGATCCAAGCGATTGAAGTTGCCAAAGCAATCAGTGGCACTGAGCAAATTAATGTCTTAGGCTTTTGTGTGGGTGGAACCTTAACTGCCTCTGCTTTGGCAGTACTTGCAGCTCGCAAAAAGAAATTGGTCACGAGCCTCACGCTCCTCACTACGCTGTTAGACTTTAGTGATACTGGAATACTGGATATCTTTGTAGATGAGGGTAGTGTCAAGTTGCGCGAGAACACCATTGGGGGCCAGTCAGGTAACTTTGGCATGATGTCGGGCTTAGAGCTTGGTAATACTTTCTCCTTCTTACGTCCTAACGATTTGGTCTGGAATTACGTGGTTGAAAATTACCTAAAAGGTAAATCCCCGCCGCCATTTGATTTGCTCTACTGGAATGGAGATTCCACCAATTTGCCTGGTGCGATGTACTGCTGGTACCTTCGCCACACCTACCTCCAGAATGAGCTAATTAAACCTAACAAACTTACTATTTGCGGAGAGAAGGTGGACTTAGGCACGATTGATTGTCCAGCATATATCTATGCTTCACACGACGACCACATCGTTCCTTGGAAGTCGGCATATCAGTCTACTCATTTGTTGAAGGGCAAAAACCGTTTTGTCTTGGGCGCTTCTGGCCATATTGCTGGTGTGATTAATCCGCCAAGTAAAAATAAGCGTCATTATTTTGTCAATGAGAAATTAGTTAAAACGGCCGATGCCTGGTTTGCTGCTGCGAAAGATGAGCGCGGTAGTTGGTGGCCCGATTACATCAATTGGTTGGCGCCATTTGGTGGTGAGAAAAAAGCGGCATCCAAAATACTTGGCAACAAAAGCTACCCAAAATTAATTGCTGCACCAGGGAAGTATGTAAAAGAAAAAATATCAGAACAGAAATAA
- a CDS encoding acetyl-CoA C-acyltransferase family protein, which produces MSRDVVVLSAVRSAIGSFGGSLSSFEPAELGGIVMKEAVARSGVDPALINYVTVGNTIPTDSRYAYVARVAAIQAGLPMESVAMALNRLCSSGLQAIVSTSQAIMLNDCDYGIGGGVEVMSRGMYGSPAMRSGARMGDSKMIDLMVAVLTDPFGVGHMGVTAENLVEKWQLTREEQDALACESHRRAAVAIKEGRFKSQIVPITVKSRKGDIVFDTDEHCKPETTMETLGKMKAVFKKEGGSVTAGNASGINDGAAFFVLAAADAAAKAGHKPIARLVSYAVAGVPNHIMGEGPIPASKLALARAGLKLDQIDVIESNEAFAAQALAVTKGLGLDPAKTNVNGGAIALGHPIGCSGAAIATKALHELQRVNGKYALVTMCIGGGQGIATIFERI; this is translated from the coding sequence ATGAGCCGTGATGTCGTCGTTTTAAGCGCAGTTCGTTCTGCCATTGGCAGCTTTGGTGGTTCCTTAAGCTCTTTTGAGCCCGCCGAACTAGGCGGAATCGTGATGAAAGAGGCTGTTGCGCGCTCTGGAGTGGATCCTGCTTTAATTAATTATGTGACCGTTGGCAATACCATTCCGACCGACAGCCGTTATGCCTACGTTGCTCGTGTGGCAGCGATTCAGGCCGGCTTGCCGATGGAGTCTGTAGCGATGGCCTTAAATCGTTTATGTAGCTCAGGCTTACAAGCGATTGTGAGCACCTCGCAAGCAATCATGCTCAATGATTGTGATTACGGTATTGGTGGCGGTGTTGAGGTGATGTCACGTGGTATGTATGGATCTCCTGCGATGCGAAGCGGTGCGCGTATGGGTGATAGCAAAATGATTGATTTGATGGTTGCCGTATTAACCGACCCATTTGGCGTTGGTCACATGGGTGTCACAGCCGAGAATTTGGTTGAGAAATGGCAGCTCACCCGCGAAGAGCAAGATGCGCTCGCTTGTGAATCTCATCGCCGAGCCGCAGTGGCAATTAAAGAGGGGCGCTTCAAATCTCAAATCGTACCGATTACCGTCAAGTCTCGCAAAGGCGATATTGTGTTTGATACCGATGAGCATTGCAAACCTGAAACAACCATGGAAACGCTCGGAAAGATGAAGGCCGTTTTCAAAAAAGAGGGTGGCTCGGTCACCGCAGGTAATGCCTCAGGAATTAATGATGGTGCAGCCTTCTTTGTTTTAGCAGCAGCCGACGCCGCAGCGAAAGCAGGTCATAAGCCCATCGCAAGATTGGTTTCTTATGCAGTAGCAGGTGTACCTAATCACATCATGGGTGAAGGCCCAATTCCTGCATCTAAATTGGCATTGGCTAGAGCTGGCTTGAAGTTAGATCAAATCGATGTCATTGAATCCAATGAAGCTTTTGCTGCTCAAGCCTTAGCCGTGACTAAGGGGTTGGGCCTAGATCCTGCCAAGACCAATGTGAATGGTGGTGCAATCGCCTTAGGTCACCCCATCGGTTGCTCTGGTGCTGCAATTGCAACCAAAGCCTTGCATGAGTTGCAACGTGTAAATGGAAAGTACGCTCTGGTAACTATGTGTATCGGCGGTGGCCAAGGCATTGCAACTATTTTTGAGCGGATCTAA